Proteins from one Epinephelus moara isolate mb chromosome 1, YSFRI_EMoa_1.0, whole genome shotgun sequence genomic window:
- the adma gene encoding adrenomedullin a has translation MQLIFQSFLSCCLLATVAHCVELEVNPELRKRLSIWLGSRLRRDLDSVSVQRTAESDSFVRPEDIRDTLLPHSSTHINVRTKRSKNSASQSRRQGCSLGTCTVHDLAHRLHQLNNKLKIGSAPVDKISPQGYGRRRRSLPAHRVTLRLEQGRLRPVWSINESQVHKLEALLRRT, from the exons ATGCAATTGATCTTCCAGTCCTTCCTCTCCTGCTGTCTGTTGGCGACAGTAGCACACTGTGTGGAACTTGAAGTGAACCCGGAGTTGAGAAAAAG GCTAAGCATATGGCTAGGGAGCAGACTGAGACGGGATCTTGACAGTGTATCAGTACAGAGGACAGCAGAGTCTGACAGCTTTGTCAGACCAGAAGATATCAGGGATACTTTGCTGCCACATTCCAG CACTCACATCAATGTCCGAACCAAGAGGTCTAAAAACTCAGCCAGCCAGTCAAGAAGACAAGGTTGTTCGCTGGGCACCTGCACAGTGCATGACCTCGCACACCGCCTGCACCAGCTCAACAACAAGTTGAAGATCGGGAGCGCCCCTGTTGACAAGATCAGCCCTCAGGGATACGGCCGGAGGCGTCGGTCTCTCCCAGCGCACAGAGTCACACTGAGGCTAGAGCAGGGCAGGCTGAGGCCCGTGTGGAGCATAAATGAGTCACAAGTTCACAAGCTTGAGGCTCTCCTCAGACGGACATGA